The following proteins are co-located in the Periplaneta americana isolate PAMFEO1 chromosome 12, P.americana_PAMFEO1_priV1, whole genome shotgun sequence genome:
- the LOC138710620 gene encoding probable splicing factor, arginine/serine-rich 6 isoform X3, with translation MSDLRTSSTPPKTKIFVGRLPDEAQAQDLRRLFEQYGIVTECDILNRYGFVHMKTEEMALRAIKELNNAEFMGVQISVEQSTGKKSGRGGGRGGFGPMRGRGGMRGMGRAPPYMRDGRGDYDRRPGMPPPPSMRNGYYDSYDRGYDNYYPSRGPPPPVMPSRDRGFDVFDREPERRSYPDMMRTPYERRSFSDVGRSPYDRPSMPPVPSFERRTDYGGARISTDIYRRRTPPPSSSYGAGGYDRDGLDPYGPPARRVEVWYHKRDQ, from the exons AAAACGAAGATTTTTGTGGGTCGATTGCCTGATGAGGCACAGGCACAAGACCTGAGGAGGCTCTTTGAACAGTATGGAATTGTAACAGAATGCGACATCTTGAACCGCTATGGTTTTGTTCATATGAAGACGGAGGAGATGGCTTTGCGAGCCATTAAAGAACTTAATAATGCTGAATTCATGGGTGTCCAGATTAGCGTCGAG CAATCAACTGGAAAGAAAAGTGGTAGGGGTGGAGGAAGAGGTGGATTTGGCCCTATGCGTGGTCGTGGTGGCATGCGTGGAATGGGTCGTGCCCCTCCATACATGCGAGATGGCCGAGGAGATTATGATCGGAGACCAGGAATGCCTCCTCCACCAAGCATGAGGAATGGTTATTATGACAGTTACGATCGAGGCTATGACAACTACTATCCTTCACGGGGACCTCCACCACCAGTAATGCCATCGCGGGACAG GGGCTTCGATGTGTTTGACAGGGAGCCAGAAAGGAGATCTTATCCAGACATGATGCGTACTCCTTATGAGCGCCGATCCTTCTCTGATGTTGGCCGCAGCCCATATGATCGCCCATCTATGCCACCAGTGCCCTCCTTTGAGCGTCGTACTGACTACGGTGGTGCCCGTATTTCTACAGACATCTATCGCAGAAGAACACCACCTCCATCTTCTAGTTATGGTGCTGGAGG GTATGATCGTGACGGCTTGGACCCATATGGACCTCCTGCTAGACG
- the LOC138710620 gene encoding probable splicing factor, arginine/serine-rich 6 isoform X4 produces the protein MSDLRTSSTPPKTKIFVGRLPDEAQAQDLRRLFEQYGIVTECDILNRYGFVHMKTEEMALRAIKELNNAEFMGVQISVEQSTGKKSGRGGGRGGFGPMRGRGGMRGMGRAPPYMRDGRGDYDRRPGMPPPPSMRNGYYDSYDRGYDNYYPSRGPPPPVMPSRDRGFDVFDREPERRSYPDMMRTPYERRSFSDVGRSPYDRPSMPPVPSFERRTDYGGARISTDIYRRRTPPPSSSYGAGGYDRDGLDPYGPPARRMSSSFW, from the exons AAAACGAAGATTTTTGTGGGTCGATTGCCTGATGAGGCACAGGCACAAGACCTGAGGAGGCTCTTTGAACAGTATGGAATTGTAACAGAATGCGACATCTTGAACCGCTATGGTTTTGTTCATATGAAGACGGAGGAGATGGCTTTGCGAGCCATTAAAGAACTTAATAATGCTGAATTCATGGGTGTCCAGATTAGCGTCGAG CAATCAACTGGAAAGAAAAGTGGTAGGGGTGGAGGAAGAGGTGGATTTGGCCCTATGCGTGGTCGTGGTGGCATGCGTGGAATGGGTCGTGCCCCTCCATACATGCGAGATGGCCGAGGAGATTATGATCGGAGACCAGGAATGCCTCCTCCACCAAGCATGAGGAATGGTTATTATGACAGTTACGATCGAGGCTATGACAACTACTATCCTTCACGGGGACCTCCACCACCAGTAATGCCATCGCGGGACAG GGGCTTCGATGTGTTTGACAGGGAGCCAGAAAGGAGATCTTATCCAGACATGATGCGTACTCCTTATGAGCGCCGATCCTTCTCTGATGTTGGCCGCAGCCCATATGATCGCCCATCTATGCCACCAGTGCCCTCCTTTGAGCGTCGTACTGACTACGGTGGTGCCCGTATTTCTACAGACATCTATCGCAGAAGAACACCACCTCCATCTTCTAGTTATGGTGCTGGAGG GTATGATCGTGACGGCTTGGACCCATATGGACCTCCTGCTAGACG
- the LOC138710620 gene encoding probable splicing factor, arginine/serine-rich 6 isoform X1: protein MSDLRTSSTPPKTKIFVGRLPDEAQAQDLRRLFEQYGIVTECDILNRYGFVHMKTEEMALRAIKELNNAEFMGVQISVEQSTGKKSGRGGGRGGFGPMRGRGGMRGMGRAPPYMRDGRGDYDRRPGMPPPPSMRNGYYDSYDRGYDNYYPSRGPPPPVMPSRDRGFDVFDREPERRSYPDMMRTPYERRSFSDVGRSPYDRPSMPPVPSFERRTDYGGARISTDIYRRRTPPPSSSYGAGGYDRDGLDPYGPPARRYPAPSPLDRDMPPPRRF from the exons AAAACGAAGATTTTTGTGGGTCGATTGCCTGATGAGGCACAGGCACAAGACCTGAGGAGGCTCTTTGAACAGTATGGAATTGTAACAGAATGCGACATCTTGAACCGCTATGGTTTTGTTCATATGAAGACGGAGGAGATGGCTTTGCGAGCCATTAAAGAACTTAATAATGCTGAATTCATGGGTGTCCAGATTAGCGTCGAG CAATCAACTGGAAAGAAAAGTGGTAGGGGTGGAGGAAGAGGTGGATTTGGCCCTATGCGTGGTCGTGGTGGCATGCGTGGAATGGGTCGTGCCCCTCCATACATGCGAGATGGCCGAGGAGATTATGATCGGAGACCAGGAATGCCTCCTCCACCAAGCATGAGGAATGGTTATTATGACAGTTACGATCGAGGCTATGACAACTACTATCCTTCACGGGGACCTCCACCACCAGTAATGCCATCGCGGGACAG GGGCTTCGATGTGTTTGACAGGGAGCCAGAAAGGAGATCTTATCCAGACATGATGCGTACTCCTTATGAGCGCCGATCCTTCTCTGATGTTGGCCGCAGCCCATATGATCGCCCATCTATGCCACCAGTGCCCTCCTTTGAGCGTCGTACTGACTACGGTGGTGCCCGTATTTCTACAGACATCTATCGCAGAAGAACACCACCTCCATCTTCTAGTTATGGTGCTGGAGG GTATGATCGTGACGGCTTGGACCCATATGGACCTCCTGCTAGACG CTACCCCGCGCCTTCACCCCTTGATCGTGACATGCCGCCGCCACGTCGGTTCTAG
- the LOC138710620 gene encoding probable splicing factor, arginine/serine-rich 6 isoform X2 has protein sequence MSDLRTSSTPPKTKIFVGRLPDEAQAQDLRRLFEQYGIVTECDILNRYGFVHMKTEEMALRAIKELNNAEFMGVQISVEQSTGKKSGRGGGRGGFGPMRGRGGMRGMGRAPPYMRDGRGDYDRRPGMPPPPSMRNGYYDSYDRGYDNYYPSRGPPPPVMPSRDREPERRSYPDMMRTPYERRSFSDVGRSPYDRPSMPPVPSFERRTDYGGARISTDIYRRRTPPPSSSYGAGGYDRDGLDPYGPPARRYPAPSPLDRDMPPPRRF, from the exons AAAACGAAGATTTTTGTGGGTCGATTGCCTGATGAGGCACAGGCACAAGACCTGAGGAGGCTCTTTGAACAGTATGGAATTGTAACAGAATGCGACATCTTGAACCGCTATGGTTTTGTTCATATGAAGACGGAGGAGATGGCTTTGCGAGCCATTAAAGAACTTAATAATGCTGAATTCATGGGTGTCCAGATTAGCGTCGAG CAATCAACTGGAAAGAAAAGTGGTAGGGGTGGAGGAAGAGGTGGATTTGGCCCTATGCGTGGTCGTGGTGGCATGCGTGGAATGGGTCGTGCCCCTCCATACATGCGAGATGGCCGAGGAGATTATGATCGGAGACCAGGAATGCCTCCTCCACCAAGCATGAGGAATGGTTATTATGACAGTTACGATCGAGGCTATGACAACTACTATCCTTCACGGGGACCTCCACCACCAGTAATGCCATCGCGGGACAG GGAGCCAGAAAGGAGATCTTATCCAGACATGATGCGTACTCCTTATGAGCGCCGATCCTTCTCTGATGTTGGCCGCAGCCCATATGATCGCCCATCTATGCCACCAGTGCCCTCCTTTGAGCGTCGTACTGACTACGGTGGTGCCCGTATTTCTACAGACATCTATCGCAGAAGAACACCACCTCCATCTTCTAGTTATGGTGCTGGAGG GTATGATCGTGACGGCTTGGACCCATATGGACCTCCTGCTAGACG CTACCCCGCGCCTTCACCCCTTGATCGTGACATGCCGCCGCCACGTCGGTTCTAG